CTCTGAgatgggaaagagggggaggagtagGCGAGTTAGAGGGGGGCTGCATGTCACGGTGTCAGTCTCTGAgatgggaaagagggggaggagtcgGCGGGTTAGAGGGGGGCTGCATGTCgctgtccctcctctccttcagctgCCTCCTCATGCGGTGTATCCGGGGACGAGGACTGACACCTCCCTCAACCGTCTGGTTCCGGTCACTTAGCGTGTCCGACGACTCGTCGATGTAGGCCAAGTTCTCCCCGAAGAAATCTAGCATCTTGCAGCCTGACGGGGTGGGCAAAGGGGGCATGGGGAGCGGCATGGGGAGCGGCATGGGGAGCGGCATGGTGGAGTTGGGTGACTTGGGGAGTTGCTGGAGAGGCACAGGGAACCGGACGTCCTCCCTGAAATATACCAGCCTGGATCCTCCATGGCGTCCCCTCTGTTCAGTACAGAGAGACCCACTGGGGTCAAAACTAGCAAAAGGCATCCTCCGCACTGGCATACACATGTCAGAGGTGTGAGAGTCAGAGGAGGAGACaactgatctggagtcagactcTGGAGACTCGGACACAGAGCCCGACTCCCATGGCATCATCATTATCGCAACAGGATCAGGGTCATAGTCTAACTCCATCACGGAGCGCGCCGAAGGCATCGACAGTGACCTCGCAACCGTCCGGCCCTCTGACCTCGCATTGACCCTGCAATCTGCCCTCAAACCTACCCCTAGCCCcatccctggtcctaacctcaccCCTTCAGTCCTAACCTCACCCCCCCCTAACCTCACGACCTCCAGACGGGTCATGGAGCGTGTGACCCACCTATTAGGCAGATGTCCGTTCTCCCCTATGACGCCCTGCCTGCCGCGGTGCCCCAGCGCTCCCCTGCGGACCCGTTGCCGGGTGCTGCGTCTCCAGCGGCGCCGCTGCAGCAGGAAGGGGTCGTTGAGTTCCAGAGGGTTGGGGATCCGGAAGTCCATGGACATGTTCTGGATGTTCTGTGTCCAGTCTGTAGCATGGGCCCTCAACTCCtccatctgagagagagaaaggggagggagagggaaaggggagggagagggaaaggggagggagagggaaaggggagggagagagaaaggggagggagagagaaaggggagggagagggaaaggggagggagagagaaaggggagggagagggaaaggggagggagagagaaaggggagggagagggaaaggggagggagagggagagggaaagggagagggagagggaaaggggagggagagagaaagggagagggagagggaaaggggagggagagagaaaggggagggagagggaaaggggagggagagggaaaggggagggagagggaaaggaaaggggagggagagagaaaggggagggagagagaaaggggagggagagggaaagggagggagagagaaaggggagggagagggaaaggggagggagagggaaaggggagggagagggaaaggggagggagagagaaaggggagggagagagaaaggggagggagagagaaaggggagggagagagaaaggggagggagagggaaaggggagggatagggaaaggggagggagagggaaagggggagggagagggaaaggggagggagagagaaaggggagggagagagaaaggggagggagagggaaagggggagggagagggaaaggggggggagagggaaaggggagggagagagaaaggggagggagagagaaagggaggggagagggaaaggggagggagagagaaaggggagggagagggaaaggggagggagagggaaaggggagggagagggaaaggggagggagagggaaaggggagggagagagaaaggggagggagagagaaaggggagggagagagaaaggggagggagagggaaaggggagggagagggaaagggggagggagagggaaaggggagggagagggaagggggagggagagggaaaggggagggagagagaaaggggagggagagagaaaggggagggagagggaaaggggagggagagagaaaggggagggagagggaaaggggagggagagggaaaggggagggagagggaaaggggagggagagagaaaggggagggagagagaaaggggagggagagggaaaggggagggagagggaaaggggagggagaggggagggagagagaaaggggagggagagagaaaggggagggagagggaaaggggagggagagagaaagaaaggggagggagagagaaaggggagggagagggaaaggggagggagagggaaaggggagggagagagaaaggggagggagagagaaaggggagggagagggaaaggggagggagagggaaaggggagggagagagaaaggggagggagagggaaaggggagggagagggaaaggggagggagagagaaaggggagggagagagaaaggggagggagagggaaaggggagggagagggaaaggggagggagagggaaaggggagggagagagaaaggggagggagagggaaagagtcagagaaagaaagagagcggtGTCCCAGAGacccagagaaagacagagagacagaggataagTAAATATTGACAGTACAAATCCAAATTGCCTTTCAGTAAAATCTTTGTCCAGATCTTGTCATATGTTTCCCTTTCACCAGCCCTTCCAATCACTTGGTTTGTGTCCCACTCACTACCACTCACCTCAGCACGTGTTTTCTTGGACAGCACCCGCAGCCAGTTCCCGATCATGGTGAGTATGGAAGCAAAGTAAGCCAGGCCAAACACTATCCAGAGCCACACCAGTGGCTTAAACAGATCTCCGTCCCGCCGGTTAGCACCTACGCACAAGGACAAATCAAATCCAACATTGACGCATTGGAATTGCATGGACTCGAAGGAGCACaagcatgcacatacacacaaacaaaagGGCTTAGACAGGTCCATATCCCTATGAAATATCAAGTGTATCTTTCACAGTGTGTATACTGATAgaaatgtgtagtgtgtgtactctCCAGAGTCTGTACTGTCCAAAGTGTGTACAGTGTCTTTCATGTAACAAGTGTTCACTTCGTACCTGCTACATAGTCTCCGAAGCCGACCGTGGTCAGGGTGATGACCACAAAGTAGAGCGCCTCCAGAAAGGACCAGTCCTCCACTTCCTTAAACACCAGCGTTGGCACGGCGAGGAAGATCAGACAGCCAATCAGGATGGACAGAACAGCAGACATGACCCGCACATAAGTGGGACTGACCCGCCGCTtctgaggggcagagagagaaggggacggaCACAAAATAAGAAGGGAAAGACTGAAGAATTaaaagatggagagatgagggaaaaggatggagagggTAAGATCTTCATCAAGATGATCAAATAATGTGCCTTTTCTTTGATAAACAGaaacaatctttttttttttagtaCTGCAAAGTTACATTGGGAAG
This window of the Oncorhynchus keta strain PuntledgeMale-10-30-2019 chromosome 4, Oket_V2, whole genome shotgun sequence genome carries:
- the kcnk4a gene encoding potassium channel subfamily K member 2; its protein translation is MRCPTLLALLAGVMLYLVIGALVFRTLESPQESKEHEKLLRTTRDFLQNHSCVTAQNLSDLIMSVVKAVEAGLDVKHNSTNFTSRWDLASAFFFCGTIITTIGFGNLSPRTKWGQLFCVCYALVGIPMFGFLLAGVGDHMGTGLRKAVWKMETLFLKRRVSPTYVRVMSAVLSILIGCLIFLAVPTLVFKEVEDWSFLEALYFVVITLTTVGFGDYVAGANRRDGDLFKPLVWLWIVFGLAYFASILTMIGNWLRVLSKKTRAEMEELRAHATDWTQNIQNMSMDFRIPNPLELNDPFLLQRRRWRRSTRQRVRRGALGHRGRQGVIGENGHLPNRWVTRSMTRLEVVRLGGGEVRTEGVRLGPGMGLGVGLRADCRVNARSEGRTVARSLSMPSARSVMELDYDPDPVAIMMMPWESGSVSESPESDSRSVVSSSDSHTSDMCMPVRRMPFASFDPSGSLCTEQRGRHGGSRLVYFREDVRFPVPLQQLPKSPNSTMPLPMPLPMPLPMPPLPTPSGCKMLDFFGENLAYIDESSDTLSDRNQTVEGGVSPRPRIHRMRRQLKERRDSDMQPPSNPPTPPPLSHLRD